Proteins from a single region of Xiphophorus maculatus strain JP 163 A chromosome 22, X_maculatus-5.0-male, whole genome shotgun sequence:
- the kcnk1 gene encoding potassium channel subfamily K member 1, with protein MLQSLASNSCVRLIQNHKSTWYFVSLILGYLLYLIFGAVVFSSVELPYEDQLRQELRAVKKQFLLENECLSEERLERFLKKALDASNYGVSILNNASANWNWDFTSSLFFASTVLSTTGYGHTAPLSDGGKAFCIIYSVIGIPFTLLFLTAVVQRIMVFSTRRPVTYIHTRWGLSKQLVAIVHATLLGMLAVSCFFLIPAAIFSALEENWNFLESFYFCFISLSTIGLGDYVPGEAANQKFRELYKVGITVYLILGLIVMLVVLETFCELQQLKQLRKMFYLKKEKPQDRLAILEHDHLSFTTVSDNTSGKNEDKAKTFLSVPTLVSPNDDPMIQ; from the exons ATGCTCCAGTCTCTAGCCAGCAATTCGTGTGTGCGTTTGATACAGAATCATAAATCGACGTGGTATTTCGTGTCTTTAATATTGGGTTATCTCCTTTATCTCATATTCGGCGCCGTCGTCTTCTCGTCGGTCGAACTACCGTACGAAGACCAACTGCGTCAGGAGCTGAGGGCGGTCAAAAAGCAGTTCCTCTTGGAAAATGAGTGTCTGTCCGAGGAGCGACTGGAGCGGTTTTTAAAGAAAGCCCTAGATGCCAGTAATTATGGGGTTTCTATTCTCAATAATGCCTCGGCTAACTGGAACTGGGACTTCACCTCTTCGCTGTTTTTCGCCAGCACGGTGCTGTCCACCACAG gTTACGGTCACACAGCACCTCTATCAGATGGCGGCAAGGCCTTCTGCATTATTTACTCCGTGATTGGCATCCCGTttaccctcctcttcctcactgccGTTGTACAAAGGATCATGGTCTTCAGCACTCGGAGGCCCGTTACGTACATCCACACACGATGGGGTCTGTCCAAGCAGCTTGTGGCCATCGTTCACGCCACCCTACTGGGCATGTTGGCCGTCTCGTGCTTCTTCCTCATCCCGGCGGCCATCTTCTCTGCTCTGGAGGAGAACTGGAACTTCCTGGAgtccttttatttctgctttatttcactCAGCACCATTGGCCTCGGAGACTACGTACCAGgagaagcagccaatcagaagttCAGGGAGCTGTATAAAGTGGGCATCACTG TCTACCTCATTCTGGGTCTGATAGTCATGCTGGTGGTGTTGGAGACCTTctgtgagctgcagcagctgaagcagCTCAGGAAGATGTTCTACCTGAAGAAGGAGAAGCCCCAGGACCGCCTCGCCATTTTGGAGCACGACCATCTCTCCTTCACCACCGTGTCTGACAACACAAGTGGCAAGAATGAGGACAAAGCCAAGACGTTTCTCAGTGTCCCAACTCTGGTCTCTCCCAATGATGACCCAATgatccagtaa